From Apium graveolens cultivar Ventura chromosome 9, ASM990537v1, whole genome shotgun sequence, the proteins below share one genomic window:
- the LOC141685865 gene encoding uncharacterized protein LOC141685865, producing the protein MVDKLLKEKARLERLQGENNILKNTLKDKDFLHAKNIKAKDSEISFLKGEVANSTSQLEIANQKAESLHTEIDDVKMSRAQSKIRQRDQPSGAAPPVGATPSASFAAKWGDEEHDLFVRLCYGQVVKGNRPNTTLNKEGWKAVYLQFAARSGKDTVWDLRKLKNHSDAMREDYKIFRKSKFGQTGLGWNELTKQFEASDEWWKEKIKSNHAYQYDFEIPNETEEDESNLLDWQTVCRAATYTLVYYYESFVHKEPCHDSIRTGGKLIDEIMKGNEIRCYQDFRMSKDIFISFCRILVDRYGLVPTQGMSEYEEVGIFLMTVAHGCGNRLMQEMWNHSGETISRHFHSVLQAVCRLASDYIKPASNYNTGCGYHTPQHERYHPYFEDAIGAIDGTHIKCRVKETERTPYFGRKGYTTQNILAICDFNLCFTFAWGGWEGGAHDSRILNEATTQGNLNFPHPSGNKFYLVNAGYAHKKGYMAPYKGSSIRYHLADFRRGDGSERVPRNPKEKYNHLHSSCIMVIERTFGVWKARFAILANMPMYKIDTQTDIVLSTMAIHNYIRKSNCSDSAFRTAERESYIPPDSTTTTNRSRESEIDETDETDYDGRCNNPNF; encoded by the exons ATGGTGGACAAGCTTTTAAAGGAGAAGGCGCGCCTTGAGAGGCTGCAAGGTGAGAATAACATTTTGAAGAACACTTTGAAGGACAAAGACTTTCTTCATGCTAAAAATATCAAGGCCAAGGATTCTGAAATCTCCTTCCTCAAAGGTGAGGTGGCAAACTCAACTTCCCAGCTTGAAATAGCCAACCAAAAAGCTGAATCTCTCCATACCGAGATAGATGACGTGAAG ATGTCAAGGGCACAATCGAAGATACGGCAACGGGATCAACCATCAGGTGCGGCTCCTCCCGTAGGTGCGACTCCTTCTGCATCATTTGCTGCCAAGTGGGGAGATGAAGAACATGATTTATTTGTCAGGCTATGCTACGGTCAGGTTGTTAAAGGCAACAGGCCTAACACCACTTTGAACAAAGAAGGTTGGAAAGCTGTGTATCTTCAATTTGCTGCTCGTTCAGGAAAGGATACCGTTTGGGATTTAAGAAAACTAAAGAATCATTCGGATGCGATGAGAGAAGATTACAAAATTTTTAGGAAATCGAAGTTTGGGCAAACTGGTTTGGGATGGAATGAGTTGACAAAACAATTTGAAGCGTCTGATGAATGGTGGAAGGAGAAAATTAAG TCAAACCATGCATATCAATACGATTTTGAAATTCCAAATGAAACTGAGGAAGATGAGTCAAATTTGTTGGATTGGCAAACGGTTTGTCGTGCCGCTACTTACACATTGGTGTATTATTATGAAAGTTTTGTACACAAAGAGCCATGTCATGATTCAATTAGAACGGGAGGTAAATTAATTGACGAAATAATGAAAGGGAATGAAATTCGTTGTTATCAAGATTTTCGTATGTCTAAAGATATTTTTATAAGTTTTTGTCGAATATTAGTAGATCGTTATGGGTTGGTTCCCACACAAGGCATGTCTGAATATGAGGAAGTAGGGATCTTCTTAATGACTGTTGCGCATGGGTGTGGGAATCGTTTAATGCAAGAAATGTGGAATCACTCTGGTGAGACTATTAGTCGACATTTTCATTCTGTTCTACAAGCTGTTTGCAGACTGGCAAGTGATTACATTAAACCGGCTTCAAATTATAATACGGGATGTGGTTATCATACACCTCAACATGAACGATATCATCCATATTTTGAA GATGCTATTGGAGCTATTGATGGTACTCATATTAAATGTCGAGTAAAAGAAACAGAGCGTACACCCTATTTTGGTAGAAAGGGATACACCACTCAAAATATTCTAGCAATCTGTGATTTTAACTTGTGCTTTACTTTTGCTTGGGGGGGCTGGGAAGGGGGAGCACATGATAGTCGTATTTTAAATGAGGCTACAACTCAAGGGAATCTGAATTTTCCACATCCAAGTGGAAACAAATTCTATCTTGTAAATGCAGGTTATGCACACAAAAAAGGATACATGGCTCCGTATAAAGGTTCAAGCATTAGATATCATCTTGCAGATTTTCGTCGGGGTGATGGCAGCGAACGTGTACCACGAAATCCTAAAGAAAAATATAATCATCTTCATTCTTCTTGCATAATGGTTATTGAGCGAACATTCGGGGTGTGGAAAGCTAGATTTGCTATTTTAGCAAATATGCCGATGTATAAGATAGATACGCAAACTGATATCGTTCTATCCACGATGGCGATTCATAACTACATTAGAAAATCAAATTGTAGTGACAGCGCATTTCGCACGGCCGAAAGAGAAAGTTATATTCCTCCGGATTCTACTACAACAACTAATAGGAGTCGAGAATCCGAGATAGATGAAACTGATGAAACTGACTATGACGgtaggtgtaataaccccaatttttga